GGCCCTGACCGCCACCCTGGTCTCGCTCCCCTTCGGCTTCGCCGTCGCCTACCTGATGGTCTTCACCCGGATGCCCGGCAAGGCGGTCTTCGACGGCATCGTCAACCTGCCGCTGGTGATGCCGCCGGTGGTGGTCGGCTACCTGCTCCTGCTGCTGCTCGGCGAGCGGGGTTGGCTCGGTGCGCTGCTGAAGACCTGGGACATCCGCATCGTCTTCACCTGGTGGGCGGCCGTCATCGCCTCGGTGGTGGTCGGCTTTCCCCTGCTGGTGCGCTCGGTCCGCCTCGGCATGGAGGCGATCGACGAGAAGCTGATCCAGGCCTCCCGCACGCTCGGCGCCCGCTGGTACGACACCCTGTTCACCGTCATCGTCCCGCTCTCGGTCCGCTCGTTGCTGGCCGGCGCCACCCTGATGTTCGCCCGCAGCCTCGGCGAGTTCGGCGCCACCATCATCGTCGCCGGCAACATCCCCGGCGTCACCCAGACCATTCCGTTGGCGATCTACGACTACACCAGCACCCCCGGCGGCGACCGCATGGCCCTGGCGCTCTGCCTGGTCTCCATCGTCCTCTCCTTCGTCGTGCTGATGCTCAACGAGGCGCTCGCCCGGCGCTTTCGCCGGAGGGACGGGCGATGAACCTCCGCGTCTCGCTGCAGAAGAAGTTCGAAGGCTTCGAGCTCGCGGCCGACTTTTCCACCGCCAGCGACCGGGTCGGCATCTTCGGCCGCTCGGGGAGCGGCAAGTCGACGCTGGTGCATCTGCTCGCCGGCCTGACCCAGCCCGATCGGGGGTCCATCGAACTGGACGACGATATCCTCTACTGCTCTACGAGAGGCATCGACGTTCCGCCCGAGCAGCGGCGCCTCGCCGTCGTCTTTCAGCAGGCACACCTTTTTCCGCATCTCAACGTCCGCCGCAATCTCCTTTACGGCTACCGCCGCACCCCGGCCGCTCTGCGCCGCATCGACCCGGCTGCCCTGATCGAGGTGCTCGACCTGGGGGAACTGCTGCAGCGCGGGGTGGGCGCCCTCTCCGGCGGCGAGCGCCAGCGAGTCGCTCTCGGCCGGGCGGTGCTGGCCAGTCCCCGGCTGCTGCTGATGGATGAGCCGCTCTCCGCCCTCGACGAGGGGCTCAAGTACCAGATCATCCCCTACCTGCGGGCGGTCTTCGAGGAGTTCCGCATCCCCTTTCTCTTCATCTCCCATTCGATGAACGAGATGCGCCTGATGACCGACGAGGTGATCGTGCTGCACAAGGGAGCGGTCTCCGTGCAGACCACTCCCGACGAACTGGCCCGCGAGCGCATGAGCTGGGCCAAGGCCGGCTAC
This is a stretch of genomic DNA from Desulfuromonadales bacterium. It encodes these proteins:
- the modB gene encoding molybdate ABC transporter permease subunit, which encodes ALTATLVSLPFGFAVAYLMVFTRMPGKAVFDGIVNLPLVMPPVVVGYLLLLLLGERGWLGALLKTWDIRIVFTWWAAVIASVVVGFPLLVRSVRLGMEAIDEKLIQASRTLGARWYDTLFTVIVPLSVRSLLAGATLMFARSLGEFGATIIVAGNIPGVTQTIPLAIYDYTSTPGGDRMALALCLVSIVLSFVVLMLNEALARRFRRRDGR
- the modC gene encoding molybdenum ABC transporter ATP-binding protein, producing the protein MNLRVSLQKKFEGFELAADFSTASDRVGIFGRSGSGKSTLVHLLAGLTQPDRGSIELDDDILYCSTRGIDVPPEQRRLAVVFQQAHLFPHLNVRRNLLYGYRRTPAALRRIDPAALIEVLDLGELLQRGVGALSGGERQRVALGRAVLASPRLLLMDEPLSALDEGLKYQIIPYLRAVFEEFRIPFLFISHSMNEMRLMTDEVIVLHKGAVSVQTTPDELARERMSWAKAGYINLLRLSDPKPDGDLFAYRFGDHRLLMWAGAPGPSVFELSSKDIMLFKGRPEAISARNLLRCRVEAVTDLENRVGVELDCGGERLVATVVRQAAEELGVRTGAEIYAVIKASAFRRLY